From Canis lupus baileyi chromosome 16, mCanLup2.hap1, whole genome shotgun sequence, a single genomic window includes:
- the ACBD4 gene encoding acyl-CoA-binding domain-containing protein 4 isoform X7, with the protein MGTKNESPEPDYQKQFQAAVSVIQNLPKNGSYRPSYEEMLRFYSYYKQATMGPCLVPRPGFWDPIGRYKWDAWNSLGKMSREEAMSAYITEMKLVAQKVIDTVPLGAVAEDMFAHFEPLYRVIPDMPRPPETFLRRVTAGWREQVLNGDVGATPEPPCLPREPEPPSPESQPPRDLDSEVFCDSLEQLEPELQVWTEQKGAPGGEPDTRNSSMLPAEKEGSLMGPQELDTWLVGTVRALQESMRDVQGRLQSLESMPSLPEQQRTPPRARPWPLRLSGPTLLFFLLWPFIVQWLFRTFRTQKR; encoded by the exons ATGGGTACCAAGAATGAAAGCCCAGAACCGGACTACCAAAAACAGTTCCAGGCCGCAGTCAGTGTCATTCAGAACCTGCCCAAGAATG GCTCTTACCGCCCCTCCTATGAAGAGATGCTGAGATTCTACAGCTACTACAAGCAAGCTACCATGGGACCCTGCCTGGTCCCCCGGCCTGGGTTCTGGGACCCAATTGGACGATATAAGTG ggatgcctggaaCAGCCTGGGCAAGATGAGCAGGGAAGAGGCCATGTCTGCCTACATCACTGAGATGAAGCTAGTGGCACAGAAG GTGATTGACACAGTGCCCCTGGGCGCAGTGGCAGAGGACATGTTTGCTCACTTCGAGCCCTTGTACCGGGTGATCCCTGATATGCCGAGGCCCCCGGAAACCTTCCTGAGAAGGGTCACAG CAGGTTGGAGAGAGCAGGTGCTGAATGGAGATGTTGGGGCTACCCCAGAGCCTCCTTGCCTCCCCAGGGAACCCGAACCCCCAAGTCCAG AGTCCCAGCCACCTAGGGACCTGGACTCTGAGGTTTTCTGTGATTCCCTGGAGCAGCTGGAACCTGAGCTG CAGGTTTGGACAGAGCAGAAGGGAGCCCCTGGAGGAGAGCCTGACACCAGAAACAGCTCCATGCTCCCTGCAGAGAAAG AGGGCAGCCTGATGGGGCCCCAGGAATTGGACACGTGGCTGGTGGGGACAGTTCGGGCACTGCAAGAGAGCATGCGGGATGTCCAGGGGAGACTGCAGAGCCTCGAGAGTATGCCCAGCCTCCCGGAGCAG CAGAGGACCCCGCCCCGTGCCCGGCCGTGGCCCCTCAGGCTCTCGGGCCCCACGCTGCTCTTCTTCCTCCTGTGGCCCTTCATCGTCCAGTGGCTCTTCCGAACGTTTCGGACCCAGAAGAGGTGA
- the ACBD4 gene encoding acyl-CoA-binding domain-containing protein 4 isoform X8 yields the protein MGTKNESPEPDYQKQFQAAVSVIQNLPKNGSYRPSYEEMLRFYSYYKQATMGPCLVPRPGFWDPIGRYKWDAWNSLGKMSREEAMSAYITEMKLVAQKVIDTVPLGAVAEDMFAHFEPLYRVIPDMPRPPETFLRRVTGWREQVLNGDVGATPEPPCLPREPEPPSPESQPPRDLDSEVFCDSLEQLEPELQVWTEQKGAPGGEPDTRNSSMLPAEKEGSLMGPQELDTWLVGTVRALQESMRDVQGRLQSLESMPSLPEQQRTPPRARPWPLRLSGPTLLFFLLWPFIVQWLFRTFRTQKR from the exons ATGGGTACCAAGAATGAAAGCCCAGAACCGGACTACCAAAAACAGTTCCAGGCCGCAGTCAGTGTCATTCAGAACCTGCCCAAGAATG GCTCTTACCGCCCCTCCTATGAAGAGATGCTGAGATTCTACAGCTACTACAAGCAAGCTACCATGGGACCCTGCCTGGTCCCCCGGCCTGGGTTCTGGGACCCAATTGGACGATATAAGTG ggatgcctggaaCAGCCTGGGCAAGATGAGCAGGGAAGAGGCCATGTCTGCCTACATCACTGAGATGAAGCTAGTGGCACAGAAG GTGATTGACACAGTGCCCCTGGGCGCAGTGGCAGAGGACATGTTTGCTCACTTCGAGCCCTTGTACCGGGTGATCCCTGATATGCCGAGGCCCCCGGAAACCTTCCTGAGAAGGGTCACAG GTTGGAGAGAGCAGGTGCTGAATGGAGATGTTGGGGCTACCCCAGAGCCTCCTTGCCTCCCCAGGGAACCCGAACCCCCAAGTCCAG AGTCCCAGCCACCTAGGGACCTGGACTCTGAGGTTTTCTGTGATTCCCTGGAGCAGCTGGAACCTGAGCTG CAGGTTTGGACAGAGCAGAAGGGAGCCCCTGGAGGAGAGCCTGACACCAGAAACAGCTCCATGCTCCCTGCAGAGAAAG AGGGCAGCCTGATGGGGCCCCAGGAATTGGACACGTGGCTGGTGGGGACAGTTCGGGCACTGCAAGAGAGCATGCGGGATGTCCAGGGGAGACTGCAGAGCCTCGAGAGTATGCCCAGCCTCCCGGAGCAG CAGAGGACCCCGCCCCGTGCCCGGCCGTGGCCCCTCAGGCTCTCGGGCCCCACGCTGCTCTTCTTCCTCCTGTGGCCCTTCATCGTCCAGTGGCTCTTCCGAACGTTTCGGACCCAGAAGAGGTGA
- the ACBD4 gene encoding acyl-CoA-binding domain-containing protein 4 isoform X13: protein MQPSCPGSYRPSYEEMLRFYSYYKQATMGPCLVPRPGFWDPIGRYKCSLPPRDAWNSLGKMSREEAMSAYITEMKLVAQKVIDTVPLGAVAEDMFAHFEPLYRVIPDMPRPPETFLRRVTAGWREQVLNGDVGATPEPPCLPREPEPPSPESQPPRDLDSEVFCDSLEQLEPELQVWTEQKGAPGGEPDTRNSSMLPAEKEGSLMGPQELDTWLVGTVRALQESMRDVQGRLQSLESMPSLPEQQRTPPRARPWPLRLSGPTLLFFLLWPFIVQWLFRTFRTQKR from the exons ATGCAG ccctcctgcCCAGGCTCTTACCGCCCCTCCTATGAAGAGATGCTGAGATTCTACAGCTACTACAAGCAAGCTACCATGGGACCCTGCCTGGTCCCCCGGCCTGGGTTCTGGGACCCAATTGGACGATATAAGTG CTCTCTGccccccagggatgcctggaaCAGCCTGGGCAAGATGAGCAGGGAAGAGGCCATGTCTGCCTACATCACTGAGATGAAGCTAGTGGCACAGAAG GTGATTGACACAGTGCCCCTGGGCGCAGTGGCAGAGGACATGTTTGCTCACTTCGAGCCCTTGTACCGGGTGATCCCTGATATGCCGAGGCCCCCGGAAACCTTCCTGAGAAGGGTCACAG CAGGTTGGAGAGAGCAGGTGCTGAATGGAGATGTTGGGGCTACCCCAGAGCCTCCTTGCCTCCCCAGGGAACCCGAACCCCCAAGTCCAG AGTCCCAGCCACCTAGGGACCTGGACTCTGAGGTTTTCTGTGATTCCCTGGAGCAGCTGGAACCTGAGCTG CAGGTTTGGACAGAGCAGAAGGGAGCCCCTGGAGGAGAGCCTGACACCAGAAACAGCTCCATGCTCCCTGCAGAGAAAG AGGGCAGCCTGATGGGGCCCCAGGAATTGGACACGTGGCTGGTGGGGACAGTTCGGGCACTGCAAGAGAGCATGCGGGATGTCCAGGGGAGACTGCAGAGCCTCGAGAGTATGCCCAGCCTCCCGGAGCAG CAGAGGACCCCGCCCCGTGCCCGGCCGTGGCCCCTCAGGCTCTCGGGCCCCACGCTGCTCTTCTTCCTCCTGTGGCCCTTCATCGTCCAGTGGCTCTTCCGAACGTTTCGGACCCAGAAGAGGTGA